GCTGGTCTCATCGGCGCCGGTTCAAGAAGTGGTCGAAGCGCCTGATTTGGATCGGTTGCCCATCCTGAAATGTTGGCCGCGCGATGGCGGCAGGTTCATCACCTTCGGCCCGACGCTGACACACGATCCGCGAACAGGACGACGCAACTTCGCCCTCTACCGGCTGCATGTTTACGCCAAAGACCAAACCGGCATGCACTGGCAGAGCATGAAAGGCGGACGCGCCCATTACTATGAAGCTGAGCGCATGGGGCAACCACTGGACGTGGCTGTGGTGCTTGGCGGCGATCCGATCCTGATGCTGTCAGCCATCTTGCCGCTGCCCGAAGACTTCGACGAAATCGGGTTTGCCGGATTTCTGCGCGGCGCGCCAACGCCGATGGCACGCGGTCACGCGACGAACCTGCTTGTGCCCGCTCATGCCGAAATCATTCTGGAAGGCGTCGTGCCGCCCATCGAGCGGCGCATCGAAGGCCCATTTGGCGATCATTTTGGGCACTATTCGGAGGCTGCCGAGTTTCCCGTCTTCCACATCAAGTGCTTGACGCGCCGGCGCCATCCGCTTTATCCGGCCACCGTCGTCGGCAAACCGCCGCAAGAAGACAAGTACATGGGCTTGGCCTGCGGCGAGATGATCGGCCCATTGATCAAGGTCATCAACCCAAACATCGCCGATATGCACGCGCACGTCGGCGCCGGCTTTCACAACCTGCTGAGCGTCTCGCTCCGAGAGCGTCACCCCAAAGAAGTCATCAAAACGGCGCTGTCGCTGATGGGCACAGGACAACTCTCATTGACGAAAGTGATGATCCTCGTCGGCGAGGAGGTGAACCCGCGCGACTTCACTGCATTGCTGCGCGAATTGTGGTTTCGCTTCGAGCCGAAAGAAAAGATGTTGCTGATACCGGTTGCGCCGCTGGACACGCTGGATTACACCTCATTCACCATGCACGTCGGCAGCAAGCTCATCCTGGATGCCACCGGCGAGCCACTCACGCGCCAGCCGCCGCCCCACACTGTGAACGATCCGCGCGCGCTCGATCAGCGAATCACTGGCTACAAGTTGCTGGACGGCGGTTTCCTCGTCGTCGTTGTTCAGCGGGATCCGCACGATGTCCTCCAGAAATTGATTCGATGGAACGAACTTGGCCCGGTCAAATTCATCACGGCGGTCAGCAACGATGTGAATCTGGAAGATGAAGAGAACCTGTTGTGGGGAATTTTCACGCGCTTTGATCCGGCCCGCGACATGCTGTTTGAAGAGATGACGTTCATCGGCGCGCGCCCCGTTTACAGCGGTCGCATCGGGATTGACGCGACGTGGAAAGAAGGCTACCCGCTGCCGGTCGAAATGGACGAAGCAATTGTTCGCAAAGTAGACGCGCGGTGGCACGAGTACTGGCGGTGATCCCTGTGCAACCACGAAGCCAGTGCGCCTTCTCGCCCTCCAATGGCACAAACCAACGCCGGCTATGAATTTGTTTGACGAACAGAGAACAGCGCCGTGACAAGAAGCGTCCAAACTCCGATTTGTTCCTGGCACGGCTGGCGCGTGATCAGTTACCGCTCGGCCGCTGCTCATGGAGTGAATCGCACGCGCGAGCCGAAAATGTCTAACTCGCGTCGGCGTGTGTCGCTCCACACGGGATAAGCCACATTGCCGTAAACGGCCAGCGCATTGTAGTCGCCGATGAAGCTACCCTGATATACCCGATCATCGCGTGGATTGAACGACTGGGTGTTCACTTTGAGATTCGGCTCAAATGTGAGGCCGCCGTCGGTCGAGCGCGTGATGTAGACATCCAGGATCAGATTGTTTCCGTCAGCGCGCCGATCATAAAACATCACGACGATCTGGCCGTTGGTCGGATCAACGGCGATCCACTGAAAGAACTGGTCCCGCCCATTGCCGACCGGATCATCGTTGATGCGGATCGGTTGACTCCACGTCTGGCCGCCGTCGGTCGAGCGCACGAACAGAATATCGGCATCGCCGTTTCGCGCGTCTGACCAAGTCAGATAGAGATTGCCTCGATGCGGACCGTTGCTCGTATCCGCGGCCATCGAAGGGTAACTGCTGACGCGGAAGCCGCCATTCAACAACCGCCGACCGGTGTCCGGGTCAAGTGTGCCAATGATGTTGACGCCGCCGACAGCCGGACGGTCTCGCTCAAACGTGACGCCGCCATCGAGCGACCGCGTGATGCGATGGAATGTCCCCAATTGCCACACTACATAGACTTCGCCGTTGGGACCGACGACCGGCAACGAAAATTGCTGTGAGCCAGCGCGGCGTAAGACCAGCGGCTCAGAGAACGTCTGCCCGCCATCGGTCGAGCGCGAAAACATGATGGCTGCGCTTTGCGCGGTGAAGCTGGTCCACGACACGTACACATGATTCACGTAAGGGCTAGCGGGATTACTATCAGCCGCGATGAATTCCTTGTCCTCGAACGGCGCGCCTGGCTCGCGCAGGTGCTGCACGACAGCAACAGGCGCGCGGAACGTCTGGCCGCCATTGATTGATTTCGAGACGAACACACCGTTATCGGAGAGCGCCCCGGTGCTACTGACGTTGAACGCGATGAAGCTGTAATAGAAATTTCCTTGTGCATCAGCGGCGATGCCGGGATCGGACGAATTGCGCAGACCCGACGGCAACGGCACGGTCGTGGCTCGCCACTGTTGTCCGCCGTTCATGGTGTAATACACGCCCATCCTCGCCGATTCATTGGCGCCGGCGACGATATTCTGCGGATTGACCGGATTGATGGCGATAAACGGCTCGTTTTGTCCGGCGCCGCGCGGTGTGTCGCTGTTGAGCCGGAATTCAGCCTCCAGTTGCCCTTGCAGGTAGGCTATCAGATCGCGTGGCTGCTCCATCTCTTCGTCTTCTTCGATGTAGGACATCTCCTCGTGAATCATCTCAGCGTTGGCAGCATCAATCTGACGCGAGTCCAGCACGACCGCTAATTGTCCTGTGCGAACACTGATCACAAACGTGACGTCTCTCTTCTCCTGAGCGGCGCGGTCTTGCCACGCTTCAGCCTGCTCAGGCGTCAAGAGTTTCAACACACGCAACGAAGCAATCTCAGGATCATAAGGAATTCGTATCAGCACGCTGGCGTCAGCCAGATGAACCACATCATCGGGCACAGCAGCCTCCGGATCAGCAGGCTGCAACGGCAACACAAAATCGAATGTGCCTTCAGCCAGCGTCTGGCCCGAGCGCGACAGCGCCTGATACATGTAGCCGTGCTGCGCGCTGGCGCCGACGCGATGCACAAGACCGTGAGCTAATCCATAGCTGCCCACAGCGGGCGTTTCCGTCGCTGCATCGAATCTGACTTTGACAACCAGAATCATGGGCATATCAGGCGACTCAATCGGTTCACCAAGCTCCGCCGCGTTGACGGCATTCGTGTGGGCTTGCGCCTGCTCGCTGATGCCGCCGCCCATCAAGAGCGCAACAAAGATAAAGCCCATCAGCAGCACGAGCCAGAAAAACGCAAGCCAGCGAAATCGGTTGA
This portion of the Blastocatellia bacterium genome encodes:
- a CDS encoding UbiD family decarboxylase gives rise to the protein MPTSTLTHRPFGDLQQFVAFLEQVGELRRISVEVDPVLEAPEIAMRVVRQEGPALLFERPTGAAYPLVMNLFGSMKRIEYALGRHPEQIGQELVQMLHRLNPPSLKRLWQARRLLWRGLAMRPKLVSSAPVQEVVEAPDLDRLPILKCWPRDGGRFITFGPTLTHDPRTGRRNFALYRLHVYAKDQTGMHWQSMKGGRAHYYEAERMGQPLDVAVVLGGDPILMLSAILPLPEDFDEIGFAGFLRGAPTPMARGHATNLLVPAHAEIILEGVVPPIERRIEGPFGDHFGHYSEAAEFPVFHIKCLTRRRHPLYPATVVGKPPQEDKYMGLACGEMIGPLIKVINPNIADMHAHVGAGFHNLLSVSLRERHPKEVIKTALSLMGTGQLSLTKVMILVGEEVNPRDFTALLRELWFRFEPKEKMLLIPVAPLDTLDYTSFTMHVGSKLILDATGEPLTRQPPPHTVNDPRALDQRITGYKLLDGGFLVVVVQRDPHDVLQKLIRWNELGPVKFITAVSNDVNLEDEENLLWGIFTRFDPARDMLFEEMTFIGARPVYSGRIGIDATWKEGYPLPVEMDEAIVRKVDARWHEYWR